The stretch of DNA CTCGCGGAGGTCCTCGTGTTCGAACTCGGCGAGCCGGCCGCTCGTCAGACGGTGAAGAGCGTGGCGCCCTCGGGCAGCGTCGTGCCGACCGTCGACTGCTCGACCGAGTCCGGCGTGCTGCCGAGCACGACGACCGGGCACACGGGCGAGTAGCCGGCGGCCTCGATGACGCTCGGGGTGAACCGCACGACGGGGTCCCCCGCGTGCACCGGGTCGCCTTCGGTCGCGAGCAGCTCGAAGCCCTCGCCGTGGAGCTTCACGGTGTCGATGCCGACGTGCACCAGGACGTCGGTCCCCGCGGAGCCCTGCAGCGCGAACGCGTGCGGGTGCAGCTTCACGATCGAGCCGTCGACCGGCGCGACCGCCGTGACCGTCCCCTCGATGCCCGTGGGGTCGACCGCGACGCCGGCGCCGACGAGCTGCCCGGCGAACACCGGGTCCGGCACGTCGGCGAGTGCGACGACCGGGCCCGCGAACGGGGTCCGGACCGCCGTCACGACTCGTCGTCGATCGCGTCGTTGATGTCCTGCGCCAGGTTGTCGGCGACCGGGCCGACGATGACCTGCCACCCGGTGCCACCGCCGACGACGGCCTGCGCGCCCGCGGCCTGCAGGGCGGCCTTGTCCACGAGGTCGCCGTCCTCGACCTCGACGCGGAGGCGCGTGATGCAGCCCTCCACCTCGTCGATGTTGTCGGCGCCACCCAGTGCGGCGATGATGTCGGCTGCCGTGATGTCGGCCATCGTTTCCTCCTCGTTGCGGATTCCGTGCCGGGTTGACACGCATCTGGTCGCCGGTTCAGACTACGGAACTGGTCATGACCGGACAGGACCGCTCCCGGCGGTACCGCCGAGGCTACCCGGGCCGTGCACGTGACTCAACTCCCCAGTGCCCCAGCTCCACCCGATGACGAGAGGAACGCCGATGAGCACCGCTGCTGCAACGGACGTGCCGGAGAAGAAGACCCCGAAGAAGCAGTCGAGGCTCTTCGCGAACGCCCAGCGGCTCGGGCGGAGCCTGCTGCTGCCCATCGCCGTGATGCCGGCCGCGGGCATCCTGCTCCGCCTCGGGCAGTCGGACATGCTCGGCGCGATCCCCGGCTTCGAACAGGGAGCCTCGATCGTCGCCGCGGCCGGCAACGGTGTCTTCACCTGGCTCCCGCTGCTCTTCGCGGTGGGCATCGCCATCGGCTGGGCGAAGAAGTCGGACGGCACCACGGCGCTCGCCGCGGTCGTCGGGTACATGGTCATGTACCAGGTGTTCGCGGCGATGTCCCCGATCGTCCTGGCAGGGGTGAAGGACGCGAACGGTGAGCAGGCGACCATCAACTTCGGCGTCCTCGGGGGCATCGTGATGGGACTCGTCTCGGCCGTGCTGTGGCAGAAGTTCCACCGCACGAAGATGCCCGACTTCCTCGGCTTCTTCTCGGGCCGTCGCCTCGTCCCGATCCTGACCGCGGTCGCCGGCCTGGTCATCGCCGTCCTCATGTCCTTCGTGTACCGGTACTTCGACATCGCGCTGACGGCAGCCGGTCAGGCCGTCGCCGACAACGCCGTCCTCGGGGGCGGGGTCTTCGGCTTCGTCAACCGCATGCTGATCCCGATCGGGCTGCACCAGCTGCTCAACTTCTTCCCGTGGTTCCAGCTCGGCAGCTTCACCACGGGTGGCGAGACCTACCACGGCGACATCGCGCGCTTCCTCGCGGGCGACCCGACGGCCGGCATCTTCCAGACCGGGTTCTTCCCGATCATGATGTTCGCG from Curtobacterium sp. SGAir0471 encodes:
- a CDS encoding glucose PTS transporter subunit EIIB, whose protein sequence is MRNEEETMADITAADIIAALGGADNIDEVEGCITRLRVEVEDGDLVDKAALQAAGAQAVVGGGTGWQVIVGPVADNLAQDINDAIDDES
- a CDS encoding PTS sugar transporter subunit IIA is translated as MTAVRTPFAGPVVALADVPDPVFAGQLVGAGVAVDPTGIEGTVTAVAPVDGSIVKLHPHAFALQGSAGTDVLVHVGIDTVKLHGEGFELLATEGDPVHAGDPVVRFTPSVIEAAGYSPVCPVVVLGSTPDSVEQSTVGTTLPEGATLFTV
- a CDS encoding PTS transporter subunit EIIC; protein product: MSTAAATDVPEKKTPKKQSRLFANAQRLGRSLLLPIAVMPAAGILLRLGQSDMLGAIPGFEQGASIVAAAGNGVFTWLPLLFAVGIAIGWAKKSDGTTALAAVVGYMVMYQVFAAMSPIVLAGVKDANGEQATINFGVLGGIVMGLVSAVLWQKFHRTKMPDFLGFFSGRRLVPILTAVAGLVIAVLMSFVYRYFDIALTAAGQAVADNAVLGGGVFGFVNRMLIPIGLHQLLNFFPWFQLGSFTTGGETYHGDIARFLAGDPTAGIFQTGFFPIMMFALPAGALAIWRNAKPQNRKLVGGIMISAALTSFVTGITEPLEYSFMFVAFPLYVIHAVLTGTSLALVNALGIRDGFSFSAGAIDFVLNLGKSEGGLWLIPIGLGYAVVYYVLFSFVIKKWNLRTPGREDDTIADSTIDAATKA